Proteins from a genomic interval of Rattus norvegicus strain BN/NHsdMcwi chromosome 2, GRCr8, whole genome shotgun sequence:
- the Rxfp3 gene encoding relaxin-3 receptor 1, producing MPKAHLSMQVASATTAAPMSKAAAGDELSGFFGLIPDLLEVANRSSNASLQLQDLWWELGLELPDGAAPGHPPGSGGAESADTEARVRILISAVYWVVCALGLAGNLLVLYLMKSKQGWRKSSINLFVTNLALTDFQFVLTLPFWAVENALDFKWPFGKAMCKIVSMVTSMNMYASVFFLTAMSVARYHSVASALKSHRTRGHGRGDCCGQSLGESCCFSAKVLCGLIWASAAIASLPNVIFSTTINVLGEELCLMHFPDKLLGWDRQFWLGLYHLQKVLLGFLLPLSIISLCYLLLVRFISDRRVVGTTDGATAPGGSLSTAGARRRSKVTKSVTIVVLSFFLCWLPNQALTTWSILIKFNVVPFSQEYFQCQVYAFPVSVCLAHSNSCLNPILYCLVRREFRKALKNLLWRIASPSLTSMRPFTATTKPEPEDHGLQALAPLNATAEPDLIYYPPGVVVYSGGRYDLLPSSSAY from the coding sequence ATGCCCAAAGCGCACCTGAGCATGCAAGTGGCTTCTGCAACCACCGCAGCCCCCATGAGTAAGGCAGCTGCGGGTGATGAGCTCTCCGGATTCTTCGGCCTGATCCCAGACTTGCTGGAGGTTGCCAACAGGAGCAGCAATGCGTCGCTGCAGCTTCAGGACTTGTGGTGGGAGCTGGGGCTGGAGTTGCCCGACGGTGCGGCGCCTGGGCATCCCCCGGGCAGCGGTGGGGCAGAGAGCGCGGACACAGAGGCCAGGGTACGGATCCTCATCAGCGCCGTTTACTGGGTGGTTTGTGCCCTGGGACTGGCTGGCAACCTGCTGGTTCTCTACCTGATGAAGAGCAAACAGGGCTGGCGCAAATCCTCCATTAACCTCTTTGTCACTAACCTGGCGCTGACTGACTTTCAGTTTGTGCTCACTCTGCCCTTCTGGGCGGTGGAGAACGCACTAGATTTCAAGTGGCCCTTTGGCAAGGCCATGTGTAAGATCGTATCTATGGTGACATCCATGAACATGTATGCCAGCGTCTTCTTTCTCACTGCTATGAGTGTGGCGCGCTACCACTCGGTGGCCTCAGCTCTCAAGAGCCATCGGACCCGCGGGCATGGCCGTGGCGACTGCTGCGGCCAGAGCTTGGGGGAGAGCTGCTGTTTCTCAGCCAAGGTGCTGTGTGGATTGATCTGGGCTTCTGCCGCGATAGCTTCGCTGCCCAATGTCATTTTTTCTACCACCATCAATGTGTTGGGCGAGGAGCTGTGCCTCATGCACTTTCCGGACAAGCTCCTGGGTTGGGACCGGCAGTTCTGGCTGGGTTTGTACCACCTGCAGAAGGTGCTGCTGGGCTTCCTGCTGCCGCTGAGCATCATCAGTTTGTGTTACCTGTTGCTCGTGCGCTTCATCTCCGACCGCCGCGTAGTGGGGACAACGGATGGAGCAACAGCGCCTGGGGGGAGCCTGAGTACAGCCGGCGCTCGGAGACGCTCCAAGGTCACCAAGTCGGTGACCATCGTAGTCCTTTCCTTCTTCTTATGTTGGCTGCCCAACCAAGCGCTCACCACCTGGAGCATCCTCATCAAGTTCAATGTAGTGCCCTTCAGTCAGGAGTACTTTCAGTGCCAAGTGTACGCGTTCCCAGTCAGCGTGTGCCTGGCACACTCCAACAGCTGCCTCAACCCCATCCTCTACTGCTTAGTGCGCCGCGAGTTCCGCAAGGCGCTCAAGAACCTGCTGTGGCGTATAGCATCGCCTTCGCTCACCAGCATGCGCCCCTTCACCGCCACCACCAAGCCAGAACCTGAAGATCACGGGCTGCAGGCCCTGGCGCCACTTAATGCTACTGCAGAGCCTGACCTGATCTACTATCCACCCGGTGTGGTGGTCTACAGCGGAGGTCGCTACGACCTTCTCCCTAGCAGCTCTGCCTACTGA